One segment of Panicum virgatum strain AP13 chromosome 1K, P.virgatum_v5, whole genome shotgun sequence DNA contains the following:
- the LOC120647076 gene encoding inactive leucine-rich repeat receptor-like serine/threonine-protein kinase At1g60630 gives MQLLAVPMLWLPPRFPRGAAAASAWPCFLLLLHLHLLLAAAHAADADADALLTLKSSLDRSDRLPWRPDTAPSLCSAWPGVRQCGPAGRVTKLVLEGLNLSGSLTAALLAPLAELRVLSLKSNALTGPIPDALPRNLKVLYLADNRLQGRVPATLAQLHRATVIVLSGNRLTGEIPGSLAGVPRLTSLLLDRNLLSGAVPALAQPTLRALNVSGNRLSGEIPPALASRFNASSFLGNAGLCGPPLGVRCLLLAPVGAPAAALESRRRGKKKAGIVAGATVAGLVVLGILVAAALLMASRRWRSKRVAGDVDKVVGEEQQVVGEEQQAVAASRGLAAAARCASAAGETQQQFSWEREGIGKLVFCGGVGVAEMYSLEELLRASAETLGRGEVGSTYKAVMETGFIVTVKRMREPSAAGAAEFGRRAEELGRVRHPNAVALRAYFQAKEERLLVYDYYPNGSLFSLVHGSRGASSKGKPLHWTSCLKIGEDVAAGLLHLHQWSIVHGNLKPSNVLLGPDFESCLADYGLVPTLLPSTAQHSPIDVSYRAPEVRSCGACFTPASDVYSFGVLLLELLTGRTPFQDLVELHGDDIPSWVRAVREEERERDTTDSSSVSAAADDKLTALVAIAAACVAADPARRPTTAEVLRMVREARAEAMSSSNSSDRSPARWSDAMLGGVPRDQQQPTDSPSER, from the exons ATGCAATTGCTTGCAGTCCCCATGCTGTGGCTGCCGCCTCGCTTCCCcagaggagccgccgccgcctcggcctggccatgcttcctcctcctgctccaccTGCACCTATTAttagccgccgcccatgccgccgacgccgacgccgacgccctgCTCACCCTCAAGTCCTCCCTGGACCGCTCCGACCGCCTCCCCTGGCGCCCCGACACGGCGCCCTCCTTGTGCTCCGCCTGGCCCGGCGTCCGGCAGTGCGGCCCCGCCGGGCGCGTCACCAAGCTCGTCCTGGAGGGCCTCAACCTCAGCGGGTCCCTCACCGCCGCGCTCCtcgcgccgctcgccgagcTGCGCGTCCTCAGCCTCAAGTCCAATGCCCTGACGGGCCCCATCCCGGACGCCCTCCCCCGGAACCTCAAAGTCCTCTACCTCGCCGATAACCGCCTCCAGGGCCGCGTCCCCGCCACCCTGGCGCAGCTGCACCGCGCCACCGTCATCGTGCTCTCCGGCAACCGCCTGACGGGCGAGATCCCAGgctccctcgccggcgtgcCCCGCCTGACGTCGCTCCTGCTTGACCGGAACCTGCTCAGCGGCGCCGTCCCGGCGCTGGCGCAGCCGACGCTCAGGGCGCTCAACGTGTCGGGCAACCGCCTGTCGGGGGAGATCCCGCCCGCGCTGGCCAGCAGGTTCAATGCCTCGTCTTTCCTGGGCAATGCCGGGCTGTGCGGGCCCCCGCTGGGCGTCCGGTGCCTGCTGCTGGCTCCCGTGggcgcccccgcggcggcgttggagagccggcggcgcggcaagaaGAAGGCGGGCATCGTGGCCGGTGCCACGGTGGCGGGGTTGGTGGTGCTGGGCatcctggtggcggcggcgctgcttaTGGCGTCGCGGCGCTGGAGGAGCAAGCGCGTGGCGGGCGATGTGGACAAGGTGGTGGGGGAGGAGCAGCAGGTGGTGGGGGAGGAGcagcaggcggtggcggcgtcgcggggcttggcagcagcagcaagatgtgcgtcggcggcgggggagacGCAGCAGCAGTTCTCTTGGGAGCGGGAGGGCATCGGGAAGCTGGTGTtctgcggcggcgtgggcgtggCGGAGATGTACAGCCTGGAGGAGCTGCTGCGCGCGTCGGCCGAGACGCtggggcgcggcgaggtgggCAGCACCTACAAGGCGGTCATGGAgacgggcttcatcgtgacggTGAAGCGGATGCGCGAGccctcggcggcgggcgcggcggagttcgggcggcgcgcggaggagcTGGGGCGGGTGCGCCACCCCAACGCGGTGGCGCTGCGGGCATACTTCCAGGCCAAGGAGGAGCGCCTGCTGGTCTACGACTACTACCCCAACGGCAGCCTCTTCTCCCTGGTGCACG GGTCTCGGGGGGCGTCCAGCAAGGGGAAGCCGCTGCACTGGACGTCGTGCCTGAAGATCGGCGAGGACGTCGCGGCGGGGCTGCTGCACCTCCACCAGTGGAGCATCGTGCACGGCAACCTCAAGCCCTCCAACGTCCTCCTCGGCCCCGACTTCGAGTCCTGCCTCGCCGACTACGGCCTGGTGCCGACGCTGCTCCCCTCCACCGCGCAGCACTCCCCAATCGACGTCTCTTACCGCGCGCCCGAGGTGCGCAGCTGCGGCGCCTGCTTCACGCCGGCCTCCGACGTCTACAGCTTCGGGGTGCTCCTCCTGGAGCTCCTCACGGGGCGGACGCCGTTCCAGGACCTCGTGGAGCTGCACGGCGACGACATCCCCAGCTGGGTGCGCGCGGTGCGCGAGGAGGAACGGGAGAGGGACACCACCGACTCCTCTtccgtctccgccgccgctgacGACAAGCTCACGGCGCTGGTCGCCATcgcggcggcgtgcgtggccgcggacccggccAGGCGCCCCACCACGGCCGAGGTGCTCCGGATGGTCAGGGAGGCCAGGGCCGAGGCCATGTCCTCCTCCAACAGCAGCGACCGCTCCCCGGCGCGGTGGTCCGACGCCATGCTGGGAGGCGTGCCGCGGGATCAGCAGCAGCCCACGGACAGCCCTAGCGAGCGCTGA
- the LOC120656614 gene encoding uncharacterized protein LOC120656614 produces the protein MSKRWPDQSSYRCTRMRSAVLAPAAGSASMNTVTGYLKSIEPLNGTNYPSWYKDVNVAIAVCEYDLALRQAKPAEPADPNGDHTAIEKWERSDRMTNMIIKNTITPAICGAIPDKDQDGNDLSAKAYLAKVEENFKSSSKTYASTLIMKMLTSQYDGQSGIREHIMSMCDMANKLKTLDMAL, from the exons ATGAGTAAGCGGTGGCCGGACCAGAGCAGCTACAGGTGCACGCGCATGAGGAGCGCCGTgctcgcgccggcggccgggtctGCGAGCA tgaacacTGTAACGGGCTACCTGAAATCCATTGAGCCCCTGAATGGCACCAACTATCCAAGCTGGTATAAAGATGTTAATGTTGCCATTGCTGTATGCGAGTATGATCTCGCCTTACGTCAAGCCAAGCCAGCAGAGCCCGCTGATCCCAATGGTGATCATACTGCCATTGAGAAGTGGGAGAGATCAGACAGGATGACCAACATGATCATTAAGAACACGATCACTCCGGCCATCTGTGGTGCTATTCCTGATAAGGACCAGGATGGTAATGATCTGAGCGCCAAGGCATATCTTGCCAAGGTGGAGGAGAACTTTAAGAGTTCTTCCAAGACTTATGCTAGCACCCTGATCATGAAGATGCTGACTTCACAGTATGATGGGCAAAGTGGAATCAGGGAGCACATTATGagcatgtgtgacatggcaaatAAGCTGAAGACACTGGATATGGCTCTCTGA